catgctctaaccaTTCAACCATAGGTTGGTTCACGCTTCCTTTGCTTTTCATACAAggccacttcatatttttatgtcTAACTTTGATCATTAATTTTACAACAAAATGTGAGTTATATAACACAAAAAATATGTCAATGGATGCACATTTCAATTAACTTTGTGGATGCACATCATGCTTCAGtttattttgaattaaatttCTTTTGAGGGAAGAAAGATTTATTCCATTGATATAGAGTTACTGTTTGGACATAAGAATTCATCGATACGAGGCCCTTATGTGTAGCCAAACAACGGTGCTACGACTGTAACATGCAAAAAATATGTTACTCTATTATGATCTCAATGAAACTTCTTAGAAATAAACTGCCTCTCTGCCATGAAGGCCTTAATTTTCGTTGTGATATAACCAATGGTCCAATGAGTCTTCATAGAATGTAGATAGCGTCGTCCACGAATCCGACTAATATAATTGGAAGATCCGAATGTTGTTAAGTTTGCGCGAGTTTCTCTGCTACTTCCTTCGGGTTTTTTAAATACAGTGCAAACGGCAGACATTCATATAGACACGCATATACTCATCTTTAAGAACACGCACAATCTACCCCTATAAACATATCTGATACACTGAGTCAGCATATCATCTTAAGATTGATAAAATCATCAAATGCATCTTGTAGTCAACGAGAATGTCTCCTTCCGTTGAATGCGTATCACaagaaatcctgaaataaatccaCGAGTAAGTGCCATCGCCAGAACTTAAAACATGATGGACTAGGGTCTCACTGTCCACCTAACCATGCAACCATAGATTGGTTTACACTTCCTTGGCTTTTCATACAAGGCCACTTCATAATTTTATGTCTAACTTTGATCATTAATTTTACAACAAAACGTGAGTTATACTCCTTGGATGCACATTTCAATTAACTTTctgatgatatattttttgtgacATAATTCATGTTTTTTTGACCAAAATTAGTGAAAACTTTGACACGAAAAAGAAAATGGCCTTGTATACAAAACAGATAGAGTATACTTTAAAAATAACACTAGGTTCCGTGTATACCTCGGCATACTTCAGGTCAGGCCGAAAAAAGCCCGATGATGAAAACCGAGACCCAAGCCCGACCTGACCGTCAGGTCTAAATATTGGGCCCAAGCCTGAAAAAGCTCGACTGGGCCCGACCGGCCCTGCCTGCCGTGACGTAAAATCAGTATTCTTCAAGTCCGAGCCTGGCCCGGCCCGTTCGCCGGGCTCAAATTCAAAGCTCGAGCCTGGCCCGATGGCATGTTTAGGGCCAGGTATAGTTCCGTGTCATGTCAATTTTTCTTCCCACCACCTCTTCATCCATCCTCCCACCCTACATCCGTTTTTCAGTTTTTCATCTATTTTCTGGTTTTCATCAAATCAATGGTAACCCAATAAACCAGATCATTATATGGTACAACAATAAATACATGGTCCGTAAATAAATTTTTTCCTATAGTAAAATCCAGTAGCAGCGGTCAGACATCTTTGTAAACTCAATAAATAACAATAAATATTACTCAATCTTTTATCTTTGATAACCTAATAAAGCAGATCAATCACGGGCACATACCTATTTTATCAGTTTAAGAAATGACCAAAAACCTATGCTTTATAACCAAAATATCATCTTATTTTGTCTATTCGTTTTGCATAAGATTTGTTATGTATAGCCCTCTTATTGTGTTAAAAAAATATTTGAcacccgtagcaacgcacgggcacaTATTTAGTATTATGAAAGAACTACAAAAACACTCACAATACTACAGTTTTAGGAGTACATGCACACACTTTATAACGTGCACCGAAGATTAGAGTCGTGGAGTTTTAAGATTGGCAATTTCATCACATTTGCCTCTCTATGGATGAAACCATTACCTCCTATTAAAATAATTACAATAATAATACATTTTGCTGAAATATACAAGACATCAAAGCTCATGATGtactataataataataataaagctcACGATGTACAATATACATTTGTGGCTTCGGGATTCGCTATGACGTGGGATTCACAGTTGGATATAGCTTGTAAAAGCCATTCAACCACCATGGTCCATGGTTTTGGCACCTGCAAACCTTCCATCCACACGGCCGTGCACGCATTTTGTACTTTTGTATGCATCATCATGGGTAGTCCATGTGATGGATGGACAACATCACGTTGCAACTTGCAACCAGTATTCTAGTAAGTACCACAGAGCTAGATCTGATGCTAGCTTTGTAATTTGCTCCAAAGCCAAAATAACTGGTTACAAAAGTTAGTTGTACACTTCAACACTTGCAACAGAGGACAGAaatttgaaaaagaaaagaaatcctCAGTGAAGTTCATACAGTTTCTTTCCACGTGTTCAACAATTCCAGTCGAAGAAGAACATGCTTcagagttttttcttcttcttcttctttctgagcGGTGATCATACTTTAGAGTTGGTTGCGATTGTCAACTAAGTTTTGTTTTTATACCCATAGAAAAAACTAAGTTTTTATTTATTAATTTAGTAATGTAAACGAACATGGCGAAACTATGGCAAAGCAATGGATCACTCACCTTTTCTCTTCAGAAAAGTAGGGGCAAAGCGAATCATAATCAGGGAGACAGAGAGTGCTAAACTGCACATGGTACACACTAAACAGAATCTTAATCATGGTTCCCGTGGATTCTCGGAGAAAGGGCACTGCTAGTTATCTATAGCCAAGGGTGTACCATCAGACACCACGCCGTAGGTGGTTCTCAACTTCTGATGAAGCTCtctgatatactccctccgttcctaaatataagtctttaaaaaggtcttattagtggactacatacgaatgtatatagacatactttacaatatagattcactcattttgtttcgtatgtagacacctagtgaaatatgttaaaagacttatatttaggaactgagGGAGTAATATTCTGATCTTCAAAGGCAACTACTACCAGTCTGTTGAccaaaaaaacaaaatatgagaTGCCGATGTGAGCCAAGAACAGAGGGGttgaaaataaataacaagcatgTGTACTAAGGGTTCGAAGCCAAATAATTCACTTGATCAATATTTACCATCGTTCTTTCTTTCTGTACATACTGTGCAGTCTGTATCTGTGAGAGACTCTGGTTGCTCAATAAGTGCAGAAAATCACCAACGTTTTTCGCATATAACATTTACAGACGGATGAACACAAGCAACAGCAGGTTCTAGCTCAGAGTTACTTTGAGACACAAGTGTACGGTGCCAAAAGATTTCAATTATAGCGGTGATCGGCCCGTGGCCTTGGCAAAGAATGACAGTTATGTGTGCTGCCTTATGCTGATTAGCTCGATGTCGAAGATGACAGTTCCAAGGGTTGAACCCTCGCCATTCGCGAGGCGTGTCGGGTTGAATATGGTAGTGAATAATCTCTGCCGATCAAAGAACTGCACATggaaaaaagagaggcaaaaTTAGTACCTCCATGATGTCTTGTCAGTTGCATCATTCTGCGACTCAAGTGAGAATTTTCTTGATTCTAATCATCCATATGCATGAGTTGTTAAAACATTAGTAATACTTTCTAAGAGAAGACACCTCTGAATGCATGACGCGTGCAACAGAAAGGAACAAGTTGGAAACTAGGAGTTGCTTATGTTGGAGAAACTCCAGGTGAGCATGAACAAAGtttcatattttatatatttagtATTGTACATATGAATAGTTTTCTcaataaacttggtcaaagtttgcAAAGTTTGACTCTTCGAAAAAATTATACACACTACATTATGGAACTGAGGGAGTACTATAACAGATGAAGAATTCTAGGATCTAGATAGCATGGAAGTTACATTAGGAGGAATTGGTTCCTGTGATGTGTTTTGGTATCCCTGTGATGGCGGAATGACCACACGGCGAAGACCACCGACTCTCATGGATTTCACTGCTGCTTCAATACCAGGTATAACCTGCAGGGCTCAGGCATTAAATTATGGCAAGACTATCAACCTGAAAAAGAATCAACAAATGAAATTCCAAAGAAATGTATCGAGTGGAACACCAGATACAAGATATTAATCCAGATTATGGCGAAGCTCATTATGGCAAGACTATAATGCTGAATTATTCGCAAGGAACATCCAGAGCTATAACAACAGAAACTTGTTTTAAGATGCATTCAACGGTTCTGAAGCTAATTTTCAGTTAGTCTGCAATGACTGTACACCACAAAATAGCAAGCGTAGCTGCTATCATAAAATCAAACATGTGCACAGTAGTGCACACTGTACTCTCTCATCCTTATTATTTAACCACCGGAACTCTGTGCCATGATTTAGCCATGCTTGTAAGCAAGTACTATAGTTAAAGAAAAGGAAATACAAAGCTCATTAGCTACTCTAGTATgttgtagccccaaactttccccAAAAAACTAAAATAACACAGTGTAGTATCAGCATCATAAGATGCACTCACTTCTTTCTGCAAAGGGTTTTAACGAAATTCTTTGTCTTACGTTTCCAGACCCGATGGTAAAGACAAAAGGTATCGGATCACCGGTCGCGTCCTTGTGATCATAGGTTGAGTCGAAGCGCCATCCTTGCTTCGCAGCCAGCCTCCCATAGTAGTGAATTGCAACCTTGAGCCATAAGAACATTTTTGTAAAAACAGGGAAACCATAAGAACATATTTTGTAGGAGTACCTACTAAGAACTAACATCATTCCAACCAATTTTTTTTACTAGAATGATGTTAAGAAATCCCTGTACTACTATGTATACCTTCATCTACAATAATAAGAAAACCATAGTCCTGTTTGTATCATGGCTAAGTATGGGGAGTGGAGCAGTAAACTATAGCAATTTTTGGTTTTGAAAGTATAAACCTGGTTAACGGGGACAAGTAAGAAAGGGTGCTGCTAATAAGCACAAACAGTGCAGAAAGGCACCGCTTTTACCTGGTCTCCGTCGACCGGGACCTCGCCGGAACCCTCCCGAAGCTCTAGGGCCTTCACGCCGCCGGAGCTAGGGATCTCGGTGAATCGAGAGGccgcggcggaggcggaggccgtGGGGAGTGCGGATGCGGCAGAGGCCAGGAGGAGGTGCCTTCTTGTGGCCGTGAGTGGTGGTGCTGTAGCTAGGGTTCCGGGTTTTGCTTTCGCGGGAGGCGGCGGCACGGCGCCGGCCGCCGTGGAGGCGGAAGTCATGACCATGAACGTCGCTACTGTTCCTATTGTTTCCCCTTCCTTTTCCTTTACTTTTGGATTAGCTTTGAATTTCAACCTCTTTTCCAATTTCCAAAGCGCtgaatttttttatttaaaaggaAAATGAGAAGAAAAAACATCTGATGGAGTTTGGAAAAATTCTCAACTGTTCATTTAAGTCTTTGTTTGTTACTCTTTCCATCTTTTCGATAAAGGGAATATATTAATATCACCGATATATTAATTGCATCCGACCTCTGCACCTACAAGATATCAAAAGACATCAAGAATGCACACAAAGACCCCGTCATAGTGATGAAGCACTTGCAACAACAAACACTCTAAACACCGCCAAAGACAACATCCGAACTACACAAGAGGTTCTTCAAAAACGACGCCTCCAAAAAGAATCAATGCATAAGCGTTGTCGTCGCCCGATCAAGGATCTTGAGTTTTCACCCTGGAGAGAGTCAGAGAGCCCAAAAGCAATGCCTTCGCAAGACCATTGCCAGGTACAACCAATGAAGGGCAGACCTTGGGCTTTCACCGTGTATATCACGGATCGGTACTAAAAGAGCACCCCTAAATGTTGTCCACCTTTGTTGATGCCCCCTCTTGCCAAGGCCGCCGCTGCAAATCCTTAACACCCGACACACAGAAAAAAGCATGTGCCGTCATTCTTCAACACAACCAAAACTCCTCGCCCCATTGCAAGTCTCCGATCACAACCACCATGACTTTCTTCACCAGTATCAAAGCCATGAAAATCTATACTCAGACATGTCCCATGGCACCGGCAAGACAACGAAGCATTGTGCCACATCCTCATGAAGCCTCTCTGGCTAAAGATGAGGACGCGTTCTACCAGATCAATTCCGATCTAGATATTCGGAGGCACCATGTGCCAAAAACGGAGATATCCGAGAGGAAGACCGGAACCCGTCGTTGTGCAGATCGAGGAGGCGGGCTTGGAGTAGATCAAAATTTTAAGCACGAAGAACAACAGGGGCAACCACCATGGGCTTCCCTGAATCCGGATAGGCCGAATCTGGGCAGTGCTCCCGTCGGTCGCTCCACACAGGCCGGATCTGGACAGTGCTCCCGCCGGCTGCTGCCAACCCAGGCAAGGGTCACCGTCGCCAGATCAGATGCATGGGCAAGGGGATGCAGTCCATTAGAGTTACAGCTAACCAACGGGACCATGCCGGAGGAATCTCCAATCCACATCACTAGTGTGTTCAGTACGCAACGCCATGAAGATGGGATCGACCGCGCGGTCCATGCCAGCGATACCCTCGCCCAGCCGTTGGGCACCAAATCCTTGGCGGCTGCTAGCAGACGAGGCATGCACTGGTTGGCTGCCCTCCCCCTGGCCATGGTTGCCTTGGTACGGAAAGGAGCATAGCAACAAAACGGTAGCAGAGGTGAGAACTGAGAAGATCCATCGAGAGAAAGGAAACTAGAGCGCAAGGGAGCGCGGTCCCGCTGCCGTCGGGTACCGCAAGGGCAGTGGCGGACCCAGGAATGGGCCAAACCCAAGGCGAACCTGGCCAAGACCCAGACAACCTTTGTTGATTGTAGAAAATTGCTACAGTATTTGCTACAGTCAACAAAGCGAATGGgcctctgctacttctcaaataacagcgccagaaattgacacgttgacggagacttgcttgcgttggtttttcccttgaagaggaaagggtgatgcagcacaggagcagtaagtatttccctcagtttgagaaccaaggtatcaatccagtaggagaatctcgtcaagtccagagtacctgcgcaaacacaaacgagcttgcacccaacgctataaaggggttgtcaatcccttcaagattgattgcaaagtgagatctgaaggcggaaagtgcaacgaagtaaaagagtaaggctgaaaatatggtgtgaagtagacccaggggccatagtggtcactagaggcttctctcaaaatagcaaatattatggtgggtgaacaaattactgtcgagcaattgatagaaccgcgcaaagtcatgatgatatctaaggcaatgatcatacatataggcatcacgtccgagacaagtaaaccgatactttctgcatctactactattactccacacatcgaccgctatccatcatgcatctagtgtattgagttcatgacgaaagagtaatgccttaagcaagatgacatgatgtagagggataaactcaaaccaatgatgaaaaccccatctttttacccttgatggcaacaacacgatgcgtgcctcgctaccccttctgtcaccgggtcaggtcaccgcacggtatgaacccaaaaccaagcacttctcccattgcaagaatcatagatcaagctggccaaacaaaacccacaactcgaagagaattacaaggatatgaaatcatgcataagagagatcagaagaaactaaaataagattcatagataatctgatcataaatccacaattcatcggatctcgacgaacacaccgcaaaagaagattacatcggatagatctccatgaagatcatggagaactttgtattgaagatccaagagagagaacaagccatctagctactagctatggacccgtaggtctatggtgaactactcacgcatcatcggagaggtcatggtgttgatgaacaagccctctgtatccgaatccccccttcgacagggcaccggaacgtgccccagatgggatcttgcagagacagaagcttg
This genomic stretch from Hordeum vulgare subsp. vulgare chromosome 6H, MorexV3_pseudomolecules_assembly, whole genome shotgun sequence harbors:
- the LOC123401701 gene encoding peptidyl-prolyl cis-trans isomerase FKBP17-1, chloroplastic isoform X1, with the translated sequence MVMTSASTAAGAVPPPPAKAKPGTLATAPPLTATRRHLLLASAASALPTASASAAASRFTEIPSSGGVKALELREGSGEVPVDGDQVAIHYYGRLAAKQGWRFDSTYDHKDATGDPIPFVFTIGSGNVIPGIEAAVKSMRVGGLRRVVIPPSQGYQNTSQEPIPPNFFDRQRLFTTIFNPTRLANGEGSTLGTVIFDIELISIRQHT
- the LOC123401701 gene encoding peptidyl-prolyl cis-trans isomerase FKBP17-1, chloroplastic isoform X2, which translates into the protein MVMTSASTAAGAVPPPPAKAKPGTLATAPPLTATRRHLLLASAASALPTASASAAASRFTEIPSSGGVKALELREGSGEVPVDGDQVAIHYYGRLAAKQGWRFDSTYDHKDATGDPIPFVFTIGSGNFFDRQRLFTTIFNPTRLANGEGSTLGTVIFDIELISIRQHT